AACTAAAAGATCAGTATTATGGATATATTCGATTTATCATTCTTGGAAATGCTATGGCGTCTCTTATATGATTTAGCTTGCATATCCATGCAACTGTTCTTTCCACACCAAGTCCAAAACCTGCATGCGGCACAGATCCATAGCGTCTCAAATCTATATACCATTTATAATCGTCTGGGTTCAAATCGTTCTCTCTTATTCTCTCTAGCAGTTCATTTAAGTCATCTATTCGCTGCCCACCGCCAGTTATTTCACCATACCCTTCTGGTGCAAGTAAATCGACTGATAATGTCACTTCAGGCCTTTTTGGATCAGGTTTATGATAAAAAGCTTTAGCAGTTCTTGGGTAATGTGTTACAAAAAATGGTTTATCAAATTTTTGGGCTAAACATTTTTCCTCAGTCCATCCAAGGTCTTTTCCCCACTCAAACTTTATTCCCTCATCATTAAGAATCTTAACAACTTCATCGTAAGTAATCCTTAGAAAGGGCGGTTCAATTTTTAAGAGGTCCTTCGGCGATCTGCCGAATGCCTCTAGATTCCTACCGACAAGGGGATCCTCACATAGTTTATGCAATATGTAAGTTAACATTTCTTCTTCGATCTTCATTATTCCATCTAAATCGCACCATGGAACTTCAACCTCAAGATGCCAAAACTCTGTCAAGTGGCGCCTTGTCCTAGACTTTTCAGCCCTAAATGAGGGTGCGACAGTATATATTTTCCCAAGACTTGCTATCGCCGCCTCTGCATAAAGCTGCCAGCTCTGTGTTAAATAGGCTTCCTTATCAAAGTATTTAACGTTGAAAAGTGTTGCTCCCCCCTCGCATGCAGCGGTTATAAGTGTAGGTGCATGAAATTCTGTGAAGCCATTTTGATCAAGCCACTCTCTTGCAGCCTTAAGAAATTTAGCTCTTATACGAAGAATTCTCTGCATCTTTTGACTTCTAATCCATAAATGCCTATTATCTAAAAGGAAATCTGGTCCATGATATTTTTTAGCTATTGGAAAACCTTCCTCAGCCCTATTAATAATCTTTAG
The DNA window shown above is from Candidatus Bathyarchaeia archaeon and carries:
- the asnS gene encoding asparagine--tRNA ligase; this encodes MAQIAYVTDILLGKYVDKEVTVRGWLHNKRSSGGIHFFTVRDGTDVIQCTIKKDKVDEETFESAKKITLESTLELTGTVKEDKRAPGGYEIQVSRLKIINRAEEGFPIAKKYHGPDFLLDNRHLWIRSQKMQRILRIRAKFLKAAREWLDQNGFTEFHAPTLITAACEGGATLFNVKYFDKEAYLTQSWQLYAEAAIASLGKIYTVAPSFRAEKSRTRRHLTEFWHLEVEVPWCDLDGIMKIEEEMLTYILHKLCEDPLVGRNLEAFGRSPKDLLKIEPPFLRITYDEVVKILNDEGIKFEWGKDLGWTEEKCLAQKFDKPFFVTHYPRTAKAFYHKPDPKRPEVTLSVDLLAPEGYGEITGGGQRIDDLNELLERIRENDLNPDDYKWYIDLRRYGSVPHAGFGLGVERTVAWICKLNHIRDAIAFPRMINRIYP